One stretch of Flavobacterium sp. 9 DNA includes these proteins:
- a CDS encoding IS1 family transposase: MSKNSTWCSKVSDDVNCPKCNEKKAIKNGRTKNYKQQYYCKMCCHRFIESYTNQAYKLNINQNIIQLTKEGLGIRSTARILNISTTTLLKRIVSIARSISKPIISRGKTYEVDELCTYIRHKKNYIWLVYALEKNSKNVVSFNVGKRTNKTLNSVLETLKLSDAKKIFTDRLKNYRYLIDEKMHSVKRFGTNHIERKNLTLRTHLKRLNRRTICFSKSLVVFSAVLKIYFWT; encoded by the coding sequence ATGAGTAAAAATTCGACATGGTGTTCCAAAGTTAGTGATGATGTAAATTGTCCAAAATGTAACGAGAAAAAGGCTATTAAAAACGGGAGGACTAAAAATTATAAACAGCAGTACTACTGTAAAATGTGCTGTCACCGTTTTATAGAAAGTTATACAAATCAAGCTTACAAATTAAATATCAATCAAAATATCATTCAATTAACCAAAGAGGGTTTGGGAATAAGAAGCACAGCAAGGATATTAAATATTTCTACTACAACATTATTGAAAAGGATTGTTTCTATTGCAAGAAGTATTTCCAAGCCAATTATCAGCAGAGGCAAAACTTATGAAGTTGATGAGCTGTGCACGTATATCAGACACAAGAAAAATTATATATGGTTGGTTTATGCTCTGGAAAAGAACTCTAAAAATGTGGTGAGTTTTAATGTTGGGAAACGAACTAATAAAACGCTGAATAGTGTTTTGGAAACTCTCAAATTATCTGACGCTAAGAAGATATTTACGGACAGATTAAAAAACTACAGGTATCTGATTGATGAGAAAATGCATTCGGTAAAGCGGTTCGGTACAAACCATATTGAAAGAAAGAATTTGACACTCAGAACTCATCTTAAAAGATTAAACAGACGGACAATCTGTTTCAGTAAAAGTTTAGTTGTTTTTTCTGCTGTTTTAAAGATTTATTTTTGGACTTGA
- a CDS encoding T9SS type A sorting domain-containing protein yields the protein MKKLYLLLPLLLPLITYSQDILWEKSYGGQHADYLFDAQPTADYGFILAGSSASNKTGNKSDDNHGDLDYWVWKMTEKGELDWQKSFGGSGFDLLQSIKNTKDGGFILAGTSSSGSGFQKGEDCKGLTDFWVIKLDASGAEQWQRTIGGNSSDELLCAFETRDGGYILGGSSSSSPVSMSDIKPDAKSVTTTKADLYSKSEKSRGNMDYWIVKLDKQGVIVWQKTYGGQYADLLRSMEQTTDNGYILAGYSNSSMSGEKTDNNKGIGDVWVLKINDAGEIEWQNSYGAEGDDQPYVIHQTSDGGYIVGANSNSTNPLTSLGGIVGNGTDYWVLKLDEEGGVIWSKTYDFGKTDVLTSLVENKDDHTYLIGGYAQSENRIPREGIIGKVTNMVAKEKDGINDYIALKIDEKGEELWKKTVGSAGEDILRKLIETRDGGYLMAGTSNSGASKDRNSNIGGNDFWVVKLKDKTKIEKVKSSIEAVPNPVSTYTNIIIGYDFSSGTASVVDMTGRTLQNFSISSRTVPVDLSPYAEGIYIINVKTDIKTESVKVIKRITSK from the coding sequence ATGAAAAAACTTTACCTACTCCTTCCTCTTTTATTGCCATTAATTACTTATTCTCAGGACATTCTTTGGGAAAAATCATACGGAGGACAACATGCCGATTATCTTTTTGACGCCCAGCCAACAGCCGACTATGGTTTTATTTTGGCAGGAAGCTCTGCATCTAATAAAACAGGAAATAAATCAGACGATAATCATGGAGATCTTGATTATTGGGTTTGGAAAATGACTGAAAAAGGAGAACTTGACTGGCAGAAAAGTTTTGGAGGAAGTGGTTTTGACTTACTTCAAAGCATTAAAAACACAAAAGATGGCGGATTTATTCTGGCAGGAACTTCAAGTTCGGGAAGTGGTTTTCAAAAAGGTGAAGACTGTAAAGGGCTAACTGATTTTTGGGTTATAAAACTAGACGCTTCAGGAGCTGAGCAATGGCAAAGAACAATTGGTGGCAATAGTTCAGATGAATTGTTATGCGCTTTTGAGACCAGAGACGGAGGTTATATATTGGGAGGTTCTTCAAGCTCCAGTCCCGTTTCTATGTCAGATATTAAACCGGATGCAAAGTCAGTAACAACTACAAAAGCGGATTTGTACAGTAAATCAGAAAAAAGCCGTGGAAACATGGATTATTGGATTGTGAAACTGGATAAACAAGGTGTTATTGTATGGCAAAAAACATACGGAGGTCAATATGCAGACTTACTCAGAAGTATGGAACAAACTACAGACAACGGTTATATTCTGGCAGGATATTCAAACTCTTCTATGTCTGGAGAAAAAACAGATAATAATAAAGGAATTGGAGATGTTTGGGTTTTAAAAATAAATGATGCTGGAGAAATAGAGTGGCAAAATTCCTATGGAGCAGAAGGCGATGACCAACCTTATGTAATTCATCAGACAAGTGATGGAGGATATATTGTAGGGGCCAACTCAAACAGTACAAACCCACTTACTTCATTGGGCGGTATCGTTGGTAATGGAACAGATTATTGGGTTTTAAAATTAGATGAAGAAGGAGGAGTTATCTGGAGTAAAACCTATGATTTTGGAAAAACAGACGTTTTGACTTCTTTGGTAGAAAACAAGGATGATCATACTTACCTCATTGGCGGATATGCTCAAAGTGAAAACAGAATTCCAAGAGAAGGTATTATTGGAAAAGTAACCAACATGGTAGCTAAAGAAAAAGACGGAATCAACGATTATATCGCCTTAAAGATTGATGAAAAAGGAGAGGAATTGTGGAAGAAAACAGTTGGAAGTGCAGGCGAAGATATTCTTAGAAAATTGATAGAAACCCGAGATGGCGGATATTTAATGGCAGGAACCTCTAATTCAGGCGCTTCAAAAGATAGAAACTCCAATATTGGGGGTAATGATTTTTGGGTTGTAAAACTAAAAGACAAAACAAAGATCGAAAAAGTTAAATCTAGTATAGAAGCCGTACCCAATCCGGTATCGACTTATACCAACATCATTATAGGTTACGATTTTAGCTCAGGCACAGCCAGTGTTGTGGATATGACAGGAAGAACACTGCAAAATTTCAGTATTTCCAGCAGAACTGTTCCGGTTGATTTAAGTCCATATGCAGAAGGAATTTACATCATCAATGTTAAAACAGATATAAAAACTGAGTCTGTAAAAGTGATAAAAAGAATAACAAGTAAATAA
- the era gene encoding GTPase Era, protein MSHKAGFVNIIGNPNVGKSTLMNAFVGERLSIITSKAQTTRHRILGIVNGEDFQLILSDTPGIIKPAYEMQESMMNFVKSAFEDADILVYMVEIGEQDLKDEAFFNKIIHAKIPVLLLLNKIDNSNQEQLEEQVAFWTAKVPNAEIFPISALQNFNVPEVFGRIIELLPESPAYYPKDQLTDKPERFFVNETIREKILLNYSKEIPYAVEIVTEEFFEDEAIIRIRSIIMVERETQKGIIIGHKGAALKKVGTEARADLEKFFGKQIHIELVVKVNKNWRSNANMLKRFGYNQ, encoded by the coding sequence ATGTCACATAAAGCAGGTTTTGTAAACATCATCGGGAATCCAAACGTTGGAAAATCAACATTGATGAACGCCTTTGTTGGAGAAAGATTATCGATTATTACATCAAAAGCACAAACAACTCGTCACCGTATTCTTGGAATCGTGAATGGCGAGGATTTTCAACTTATATTATCGGATACTCCAGGAATCATCAAACCGGCTTATGAAATGCAGGAATCGATGATGAACTTTGTAAAATCGGCTTTTGAAGATGCTGATATTCTGGTTTATATGGTCGAAATAGGAGAGCAGGACTTAAAAGACGAAGCTTTCTTTAATAAAATTATCCACGCTAAAATTCCGGTTTTGTTATTGTTGAATAAAATCGACAATTCAAATCAGGAACAATTAGAGGAACAAGTTGCATTCTGGACTGCAAAAGTACCAAATGCTGAAATTTTCCCAATCTCGGCTTTACAGAATTTTAATGTACCGGAAGTTTTTGGCAGAATCATAGAATTACTTCCAGAATCTCCTGCATATTATCCAAAAGATCAATTAACAGACAAACCGGAACGTTTTTTCGTAAACGAAACTATTCGTGAGAAAATCTTGTTGAATTATAGCAAAGAGATTCCGTATGCAGTTGAAATCGTTACTGAAGAGTTTTTTGAAGACGAAGCTATTATCAGAATCCGTTCGATTATTATGGTGGAACGCGAAACTCAAAAAGGAATTATCATTGGACATAAAGGTGCAGCTTTGAAAAAAGTAGGTACTGAAGCGCGTGCTGATCTGGAGAAATTTTTCGGAAAACAAATACATATTGAACTTGTTGTTAAGGTGAATAAAAACTGGAGAAGCAATGCTAATATGTTGAAACGTTTTGGTTATAATCAGTAG
- a CDS encoding T9SS type A sorting domain-containing protein, whose protein sequence is MTSKINTLTTLNVRGVGLIEDLTGIQDFTALKSLLCDTNRLTALDVSQNTSLTYLSFGDNYLMAIDVSKNTALIELRCYHNQLIALDVSKNTALTILHCYDNQLKFLDFSKNTALTYLDCSSNQLAELNLKNGNNSKLSTNSSFNGNNLSCIQVDNVAYANTNWKTKDATANYSLDCSAVVQYTLIPDVNFEKKLIYLGIDSGTVDGKVPTAKVAVVTTMDISSSSIANLTGIQDFSALQVLNCSGNQLTTLDFSKNTALKNLVCYSNKLTALDVSKNTVLEQLTCYSNQLTSLDVSKNAALTYLSCYENQLTSLDASKNTALTYLDCYNNQLVSLDVSNNPALTELKCYSNKLISFDVSKSTVLKKINCYSNQLTALDVSKNKALIELYCYSNQLTALDVSKNTVLRYIDCHSNQLTSLNLQNGNNEYFISFDFKGNPNLSCIQVDNDYSSNKSWKSYKDDTASYNKDCLSFTLIPDVNFENKLIALGIDSGTADGKVPTYKINTVTDLDVSNSSIADLTGIEGFLGLYTLNCSGNQLTALDVSNNKSIYSLNCSSNQLTSLNLKTGTNNYLSNRNFKNNPNLSCIQVDDFSYSNKNWAKDRDATASYSTDCSVAVQFTLIPDVNFERELIRQGIDFDGENGKVLTASISSLTFFDTHSNDIADLTGIQDFVALQTLYCSGNKLTTIDLSKNTALRALLCDSNKLTSLDLSKNIALKFLLCNPNELTTLDVSKNIALETLNCSANKLTSLDVSKNTALTYLGCFNNQLTSLNLKNGKNVKLSGSDFKNNPNLSCIQVDDVAYSNANWATAKDAAASYSTDCPPSVVVVSSTFEDQLIDLGVDTDGKNSSVLFASIINVTSLDVSNSGITSLTGIEYFSNLETLNCKGNLLTSIDVSSNLALKYLDCSKNPLSALDVSKNTQLTELYCDGIVTVTNKINAKNSASNQLTALDVSKNLSLIKLSCSNNQIVSLDLSKNALLTDVNCSNNKLTSLNLSNGNNSKLANVNFKTNASLSCIVVDNVAYANANWSTAKDAAAIYSKTTCTLGIEDVVFHKIAVYPNPTKGELHIENIVLEKASVYDTLGKLVKATKFTNGSNINSINLSGFPKGIYYVYLESEGSTISRKIIVE, encoded by the coding sequence TTGACTTCAAAAATAAACACCCTGACTACTTTAAATGTTAGAGGAGTAGGTTTGATTGAAGATTTAACAGGGATTCAGGATTTTACTGCTTTGAAATCTTTGCTTTGTGATACGAATCGATTAACGGCTTTAGATGTTTCCCAGAATACTTCGTTAACATATTTAAGTTTTGGAGATAATTATTTAATGGCGATAGATGTGTCCAAAAATACTGCTTTAATAGAGTTACGTTGTTATCATAATCAATTAATAGCTTTAGATGTTTCCAAAAATACTGCTTTAACAATTTTACATTGTTATGACAATCAATTAAAGTTTTTAGATTTTTCCAAGAATACTGCTTTAACATACTTAGATTGTTCTTCCAATCAATTAGCGGAACTGAATTTGAAGAATGGGAACAATTCTAAGTTATCGACGAATAGTTCCTTTAATGGCAATAACTTAAGCTGTATTCAGGTAGATAATGTGGCTTATGCTAATACAAATTGGAAAACCAAAGATGCAACGGCAAATTATAGTTTAGATTGCTCAGCTGTTGTTCAATATACACTTATTCCTGATGTGAATTTTGAGAAGAAGTTGATCTATTTAGGAATTGATTCTGGAACAGTTGATGGAAAAGTGCCGACAGCTAAGGTTGCTGTGGTAACTACTATGGATATTTCCAGTAGTTCTATTGCTAATTTAACAGGAATTCAAGATTTTTCGGCTTTACAGGTATTAAATTGTAGTGGTAATCAATTAACGACTTTAGATTTTTCCAAGAATACTGCTTTAAAGAATTTAGTTTGTTATTCTAATAAACTAACGGCTTTAGATGTTTCTAAGAATACTGTTTTAGAACAATTAACGTGTTATTCTAATCAATTAACAAGTTTAGATGTTTCCAAGAATGCTGCTCTGACCTATTTAAGTTGTTATGAGAATCAATTAACAAGTTTAGATGCTTCTAAGAATACTGCTTTAACGTATTTAGATTGTTATAATAATCAATTAGTGAGTTTAGATGTTTCTAACAATCCTGCTTTGACAGAATTAAAATGCTATTCTAATAAATTAATAAGTTTTGATGTTTCTAAGAGTACTGTTTTAAAAAAAATAAATTGTTATTCTAATCAGCTGACAGCTTTAGATGTTTCTAAGAATAAAGCCTTAATCGAACTATATTGTTATTCTAATCAATTAACGGCTTTAGATGTTTCTAAGAATACTGTTTTAAGATATATAGACTGTCATTCAAATCAATTAACGAGTTTAAATCTGCAAAATGGAAATAATGAGTATTTCATCAGCTTCGACTTTAAAGGCAACCCTAATTTAAGTTGTATTCAGGTAGATAATGATTATTCTTCTAATAAGAGTTGGAAGTCGTATAAAGACGATACGGCAAGTTATAATAAAGACTGCCTATCTTTCACCCTTATTCCTGATGTGAATTTTGAAAATAAGTTAATCGCTTTAGGAATTGACTCTGGAACAGCTGATGGGAAAGTGCCAACTTATAAAATCAACACCGTAACCGATTTGGACGTATCCAATAGTTCTATTGCCGATTTGACCGGTATTGAAGGCTTTTTGGGTTTGTATACATTAAATTGCAGCGGTAATCAATTAACGGCTTTAGATGTTTCTAACAACAAGTCTATATATTCTTTAAACTGCAGTTCAAATCAATTAACGAGTTTAAATTTGAAGACTGGAACTAATAATTATTTAAGCAACAGAAACTTTAAAAATAACCCTAATTTAAGTTGTATTCAGGTAGATGACTTTTCTTATTCTAATAAAAACTGGGCTAAAGACAGAGATGCTACGGCAAGTTATAGTACAGATTGTTCAGTTGCTGTTCAATTCACCCTTATTCCTGATGTGAATTTTGAAAGAGAACTAATCCGTCAGGGGATTGATTTCGATGGTGAAAACGGAAAAGTGTTAACAGCTAGTATTTCTTCATTGACTTTTTTTGATACTCATAGTAATGACATTGCTGATTTAACCGGAATTCAAGATTTTGTGGCTTTACAGACATTATATTGTTCCGGTAATAAATTGACGACTATAGATCTTTCTAAAAATACTGCTTTAAGAGCTTTGCTTTGTGATTCTAACAAATTAACAAGTTTAGATCTTTCTAAAAATATTGCTTTAAAATTCTTATTATGTAATCCTAATGAATTAACAACTTTAGATGTTTCTAAAAATATTGCTTTAGAAACCTTAAATTGTTCTGCAAATAAATTAACAAGTTTAGATGTTTCTAAAAATACTGCTTTGACATATTTAGGTTGTTTTAATAATCAATTAACTAGTTTAAATTTGAAGAATGGAAAGAATGTTAAATTAAGTGGCAGTGATTTTAAAAACAACCCTAATTTAAGTTGTATTCAGGTAGATGATGTTGCTTATTCTAATGCAAATTGGGCTACAGCCAAAGATGCTGCGGCAAGTTATAGTACAGATTGTCCTCCTTCCGTTGTTGTCGTTAGCAGTACGTTTGAAGATCAATTAATTGATTTAGGAGTCGATACTGATGGCAAAAACAGTTCTGTTTTGTTTGCAAGTATAATAAATGTAACCAGTTTAGATGTGTCCAATTCGGGTATCACCAGCTTAACAGGAATTGAATATTTTTCAAACCTGGAAACCTTAAACTGTAAAGGAAATTTATTGACTTCAATAGATGTGTCTTCTAATCTGGCACTGAAATATTTAGATTGTTCAAAGAATCCATTATCGGCTTTGGATGTTTCTAAAAATACCCAACTTACAGAACTCTATTGTGATGGAATTGTTACAGTAACTAATAAAATTAATGCCAAAAACAGTGCTTCCAATCAGCTGACCGCTTTAGATGTTTCTAAGAATTTATCTTTGATTAAATTGAGTTGCTCTAACAATCAGATAGTAAGTTTAGATCTTTCTAAGAATGCTCTTCTTACTGATGTAAACTGTTCCAACAATAAATTGACTTCTTTGAATTTAAGCAATGGAAACAATAGCAAACTGGCGAATGTCAATTTCAAAACGAATGCTTCACTATCCTGTATTGTGGTAGATAATGTTGCTTATGCTAATGCCAATTGGTCAACAGCCAAAGATGCAGCAGCAATTTATTCGAAAACAACTTGTACTTTAGGAATCGAAGATGTGGTTTTTCACAAAATTGCCGTTTACCCTAATCCTACTAAAGGCGAATTACACATTGAGAACATTGTGCTAGAAAAAGCAAGTGTATACGATACATTAGGAAAGTTGGTAAAAGCCACAAAATTTACTAATGGTTCAAACATTAATAGCATCAATTTATCAGGATTCCCAAAAGGGATTTATTATGTGTATTTAGAAAGTGAAGGATCGACTATTAGTAGAAAAATAATAGTCGAATAA
- a CDS encoding DUF6443 domain-containing protein, with translation MKKYIAIIILFLAAVPGIKAQTFSDDNYIYTAAPKKKVQVSNYNTLTKDDITQSVTYFDGLGRPVQTTAINQGDTNGVAIDMDIITPVEYDGFGRQIKEYLPYPLTNSTTSYSKIAAASSITTLNGVYNTAKYENTTNPFSEKRLELSPLNRVLEQAAPGNDWALSNTKKNTIKLDYQTNISSDAVRLYKATVTWQAAQGLYDIAFSDAGTYAQYELYKTITYDENSGVNPDETAGSTVEFKNKEGQVILKRTYDAAVKHDTYYVYDMRGNLTYVLPPKADASITQAVLDGLCYQYKYDYRNRLVEKKLPGKQWEFIVYDRLDRPVATGPAFSPFSNDASVGWIITKYDVFGRPIYTGWYTQAAVSPSTRKTLQDAQNLATTLFETKTALPIDGIATNYNNSIAPKSFKLLTVNYYDDYSFPGAQAVPATIISQTVLTNAKGLPTGSWTRTLTTPSSVAGETSTIFYDEYGRAISTYTKNHLTGISHTDNELDFSGKTLSSITEHQRLLGDPKTIINEKFTYSAQDRLVTHTHQIGNAGIVQLMAYNTYDNLGQLMSKKVGNTTGSPLQVVDYNYNIRGWLTEINKTANLQQGGDPRDLFAFKINYNKVEGNSGFAKALYNGNIAETFWSSGLDGPNISRGYGYQYDQLNRLKNASYQAPLLADNKNYFGESMEYDKNGNIIKLQRKYMAGTSLNPYADDLDNLGYFYKINSNQLMKVTDASNIAGGFKDDSNGANDTADDYDYDFNGNLIKDDNKGITIIDYNHLNLPKKITFGTKGSIEYIYNAAGQKVQKIVSETSKPTLSTDYLGGFQYKGNVLEFFPTAEGYVKNTGGLSYVFQYKDHLGNVRANYTKNPATQVLEIIDENNYYPFGLTHVSFMNVPQSNNKYKYNGKELQDESIGGNQLNLYDYGARNYDPALGRWMNIDPLAEKYFHASTYAYVCNDPVNFIDPDGMDRYYMNGEGKTVLALKEDKEDMLFIGDKNNENIVDVNKDGKQDSNDGLKVKSKGLLSQLTNYRSGSEKSGTKYVSSIGEQSKQHEEDYLNIFKFASDNTSGAEFSLTFYQDRGKEWIEFATYNNEKRSPSPDGLGTGIDYSKVRWHAHNHPSGYASEMSSMGYINENEMYNPSDARNAVEHKRNYPNYVYFPESKKLYNVSMYGIQFIKKINKSKDLK, from the coding sequence ATGAAAAAATATATAGCAATAATAATTTTGTTTTTGGCGGCAGTTCCGGGTATAAAAGCCCAGACTTTCAGCGATGACAATTATATTTACACCGCTGCACCTAAGAAGAAAGTACAGGTGTCTAATTACAATACGTTGACAAAAGACGATATTACTCAAAGTGTGACTTATTTTGACGGATTAGGGCGTCCAGTCCAAACTACGGCAATAAATCAGGGAGATACCAATGGAGTGGCTATTGATATGGATATTATAACTCCAGTTGAATATGATGGTTTTGGCAGACAAATAAAAGAATATTTACCTTATCCTTTAACCAATAGCACGACAAGTTATTCAAAAATTGCTGCAGCTTCATCAATAACGACTTTAAATGGAGTTTACAATACCGCAAAATACGAAAATACCACAAATCCATTTTCTGAAAAGAGGCTCGAATTGTCTCCTCTTAACCGTGTATTGGAACAAGCTGCTCCTGGAAATGATTGGGCGCTGAGCAACACTAAAAAAAACACTATAAAATTGGATTACCAGACCAATATTTCTAGCGATGCAGTAAGATTATACAAAGCCACTGTAACCTGGCAGGCTGCTCAGGGTTTGTATGATATTGCTTTTTCAGACGCAGGAACTTATGCCCAATATGAATTATACAAAACTATAACTTACGACGAGAACTCCGGTGTAAATCCAGATGAAACAGCAGGTTCGACAGTAGAATTCAAAAATAAAGAAGGACAGGTAATCCTTAAGCGAACCTATGATGCAGCAGTTAAACATGATACCTATTATGTTTATGATATGCGCGGAAATCTAACTTATGTCCTTCCTCCAAAAGCTGACGCAAGCATAACTCAGGCAGTTTTAGATGGTTTATGTTACCAATATAAATATGACTACCGCAATCGTTTAGTTGAGAAGAAGTTACCGGGGAAACAATGGGAGTTTATTGTTTATGACAGATTAGACAGACCTGTGGCAACAGGCCCGGCATTTTCGCCTTTTAGTAATGATGCTTCAGTAGGTTGGATTATTACAAAATATGATGTTTTTGGCAGACCTATTTATACTGGTTGGTACACTCAGGCAGCGGTAAGTCCATCTACTAGAAAAACATTGCAGGATGCACAAAATCTAGCCACTACTTTGTTCGAAACTAAAACGGCACTTCCTATTGATGGTATTGCTACTAATTATAACAATAGTATAGCGCCAAAGAGTTTTAAACTTTTAACGGTTAATTATTATGATGATTATTCATTTCCAGGTGCTCAAGCAGTACCAGCAACAATTATATCACAAACAGTTTTAACAAATGCAAAAGGATTGCCAACCGGAAGCTGGACCAGAACACTAACAACTCCTTCTTCTGTGGCAGGAGAAACATCCACAATTTTTTACGATGAATATGGAAGGGCTATAAGTACTTATACCAAAAATCATTTAACAGGTATCAGCCATACGGATAACGAACTTGATTTTTCAGGAAAAACCCTAAGCAGTATAACAGAACATCAGCGTCTGTTGGGAGATCCTAAAACCATTATAAATGAAAAATTTACCTATTCGGCTCAGGATCGTTTAGTGACACATACACATCAAATAGGCAATGCAGGTATAGTACAGCTTATGGCTTATAATACCTATGACAATTTAGGGCAATTGATGAGTAAGAAAGTAGGTAATACCACAGGAAGTCCTTTGCAAGTTGTTGATTATAATTACAATATCAGAGGCTGGCTCACAGAGATTAATAAAACAGCTAATCTGCAACAAGGGGGTGATCCAAGAGATTTATTTGCTTTTAAAATCAACTATAATAAAGTAGAAGGAAATTCGGGTTTTGCGAAGGCGCTGTATAACGGAAATATTGCTGAAACTTTTTGGAGTTCAGGTCTTGACGGACCAAATATCAGCCGAGGTTATGGATATCAATATGATCAATTGAACCGCCTGAAAAATGCTTCTTACCAAGCTCCGTTATTAGCAGATAATAAAAATTATTTTGGTGAGAGTATGGAGTATGATAAGAACGGAAATATTATCAAGTTGCAACGTAAATATATGGCAGGGACATCGCTTAATCCTTATGCCGACGATTTGGATAATTTGGGGTATTTTTATAAGATAAATTCTAATCAGCTTATGAAAGTAACTGATGCTTCCAATATAGCCGGAGGGTTTAAGGATGATAGCAATGGGGCTAATGATACTGCTGATGATTACGATTATGATTTTAATGGAAATTTGATAAAAGATGATAATAAAGGTATTACAATAATTGACTATAACCATCTTAATTTACCCAAGAAAATAACATTTGGTACAAAAGGCAGCATTGAGTATATTTACAACGCAGCAGGGCAAAAAGTACAAAAAATTGTAAGCGAAACAAGCAAACCTACACTATCTACAGATTATTTAGGAGGATTTCAGTATAAAGGCAATGTTTTGGAGTTTTTTCCAACAGCAGAGGGGTATGTTAAAAATACGGGTGGACTTTCGTATGTATTTCAGTACAAAGATCATTTAGGAAACGTAAGGGCTAATTATACTAAGAATCCTGCAACACAAGTTCTTGAAATTATTGATGAAAATAATTATTATCCTTTTGGTTTAACGCATGTTAGTTTCATGAATGTACCACAAAGCAATAATAAATATAAGTACAACGGAAAAGAGTTGCAAGACGAGAGTATTGGCGGGAATCAGCTGAATTTGTACGACTATGGAGCACGTAATTATGACCCTGCACTTGGTCGCTGGATGAACATTGACCCGTTGGCGGAGAAATATTTCCACGCTTCTACTTATGCTTATGTTTGCAATGATCCTGTAAATTTTATCGACCCTGATGGTATGGATAGATACTATATGAATGGTGAAGGAAAAACTGTTTTAGCATTAAAAGAAGATAAAGAAGATATGTTATTCATTGGAGATAAGAACAATGAAAATATAGTTGATGTAAATAAAGATGGGAAACAGGACAGTAACGATGGTCTTAAGGTAAAATCTAAAGGTTTGTTAAGTCAATTAACTAATTATCGTTCAGGTTCAGAAAAAAGTGGAACAAAATACGTCTCATCGATAGGAGAACAGAGTAAGCAACATGAGGAAGATTATTTGAATATTTTTAAATTTGCATCGGACAATACTAGTGGTGCAGAGTTCTCTCTTACATTCTATCAGGATAGAGGGAAAGAATGGATTGAATTTGCAACATACAATAACGAGAAGCGTTCTCCTTCTCCAGATGGTTTAGGTACGGGTATTGATTATTCAAAAGTAAGATGGCATGCACATAATCATCCTTCTGGATATGCTAGTGAAATGAGTTCAATGGGATATATTAATGAAAATGAAATGTACAATCCATCTGATGCGCGTAACGCTGTAGAACATAAAAGGAATTATCCAAATTATGTTTATTTTCCAGAATCAAAAAAACTTTATAATGTTTCTATGTATGGCATCCAATTTATCAAAAAAATTAACAAATCCAAGGATTTAAAATAA
- a CDS encoding protein kinase codes for MDKLKHIALKGKGYFCIVKQYADDSGNEFALKELKKEHFPNDNYRYRLNREISLLRDLQGCDNIIELLDSGQDIPNEKLWYLMPFAKQNLYDYIKRHNTAICKELRYELVQQIINAIKFAHQKGVLHRDISPNNVLVFEKDGIITLKVSDFGLGKDTESLSFYSGSSASGYGQILYVSPEQRVRLKDSTVQSDIYSLGKLVYFIFTGKDPDNLKQFG; via the coding sequence ATGGATAAATTAAAACACATAGCTTTAAAAGGAAAAGGATATTTTTGTATAGTGAAACAATATGCTGATGATTCGGGAAATGAGTTTGCTCTAAAAGAATTAAAGAAAGAGCATTTTCCCAATGACAATTATAGATATAGACTAAACCGTGAGATAAGTCTCTTACGTGATTTGCAAGGATGTGACAATATTATAGAACTTCTTGACTCAGGACAAGATATTCCAAATGAAAAATTATGGTATCTCATGCCATTTGCAAAGCAAAATCTCTATGACTATATAAAGAGACATAATACAGCTATATGTAAAGAGCTGAGATATGAATTAGTCCAACAGATTATCAATGCAATTAAATTTGCACATCAAAAGGGTGTTCTACACAGGGACATTTCTCCTAACAATGTTTTGGTCTTTGAAAAAGACGGAATTATAACTTTAAAGGTTTCTGATTTTGGATTAGGGAAAGACACAGAATCGCTGTCGTTCTATTCCGGTTCAAGTGCATCAGGATATGGGCAAATTTTATATGTCTCACCTGAACAGCGTGTAAGATTAAAAGATTCTACTGTCCAAAGCGACATTTATTCATTAGGTAAATTAGTATACTTTATTTTTACTGGAAAAGATCCTGATAATTTAAAACAATTTGGGTAA